The following coding sequences lie in one Myxococcus xanthus genomic window:
- a CDS encoding SRPBCC family protein — translation MLKKILVGLAAVILLFVGFVVTRPDTFTYQRAAVLPVSADIAFALVNDFHRWTEWSPWDGLDPQAQRTYSGAESGTGAGYAWVGNDQVGEGRMTITDSKANEQVTIKLEFIKPFAATNTSTFAFSAAEGGTQVVWAMSGENNFVSKAMSLFMDMDAMIGKDFEKGLATMKDVAVADAKKHAEAEAARIAEEKARTEAAAAAPAGEGAPAVAAPAVP, via the coding sequence ATGCTCAAGAAGATTCTCGTCGGCCTCGCCGCCGTCATCCTGCTGTTCGTCGGCTTCGTCGTCACCCGCCCCGACACGTTCACCTATCAGCGCGCCGCGGTGCTCCCCGTGTCCGCGGACATCGCCTTCGCGCTGGTGAATGACTTCCACCGCTGGACCGAGTGGTCCCCCTGGGACGGTCTGGACCCGCAGGCGCAGCGCACCTACTCCGGCGCGGAGTCTGGCACCGGCGCGGGCTACGCCTGGGTGGGCAATGACCAGGTCGGTGAGGGCCGGATGACCATCACCGACAGCAAGGCCAACGAGCAGGTCACCATCAAGCTGGAGTTCATCAAGCCCTTCGCCGCCACCAACACCAGCACCTTCGCCTTCAGCGCCGCCGAGGGCGGCACCCAGGTCGTCTGGGCCATGTCGGGCGAGAACAACTTCGTGAGCAAGGCGATGAGCCTGTTCATGGACATGGACGCCATGATTGGGAAGGACTTCGAGAAGGGCCTGGCGACCATGAAGGACGTCGCCGTGGCCGACGCGAAGAAGCACGCGGAGGCCGAGGCCGCGCGCATCGCGGAGGAGAAGGCTCGCACGGAAGCCGCCGCCGCTGCACCGGCCGGAGAAGGTGCTCCCGCCGTGGCCGCGCCCGCCGTGCCGTGA
- a CDS encoding catalase, translating to MKPRKPSAKTRPTTLKSESLEPHRMHAEGKVLTTDQGIPISDTDNSLKAGIRGPTLLEDFHFREKMMRFDHERIPERAVHARGAGAHGYFQVYKSLEKYTQARFLTDPSLRTPVFVRFSTVGGSRGSADTVRDVRGFATKFYTEEGTFDLVGNNMPVFFIQDGIKFPDFVHAVKPEPHNEIPQASSAHDSLWDFVSLVPETTHMIMWLMSDRAIPRSFRMMEGFGVHTFRLVNAAGKATLVKFHWKPLLGNHALAWDEAQKLSGKDPDFHRRDLWESIEKGDFAEYELGLQFIPEGDELKYGFDLLDATKLLPEELVPVQRVGKLTLNRNPDNFFAETEQVAFCVANVVPGIDFTNDPLMQARLFSYLDTQLTRLGGPNFAELPINKPVCPVTNHQQDGFGRQTIPTSRANYHPNSLGGGCPVLANPTNAFRHYQERVEGHKIRARSGSFSDHFSQATLFYKSLSKPEQEHLVAALEFEIGKVERVEIRERVVNQILVNVDPELAVRVARAVGVTPPKVSKPPKPSKAAGKKAAPSVETSPALSMENSPHDSIRTRKIAALVSDGFAGKELDGVRKVLEERGATLELVGPTLSPVTSQEGREERPLRTFSTASSVMYDAVYVPGGEKSVAALRRVPLAVDFVREAYVHCKALALSADADTLLDAAGVRDLEAPPSKGLDATRGVVRSAKMETKGFGQLFAESIARRHWEREAPPPA from the coding sequence ATGAAACCGCGCAAGCCCTCGGCGAAGACCCGGCCCACCACGCTCAAGAGCGAAAGCCTCGAACCCCACCGGATGCATGCGGAGGGGAAGGTCCTCACCACGGACCAGGGCATTCCCATCTCGGACACGGACAACTCGCTGAAGGCAGGCATCCGCGGCCCCACGCTCCTGGAGGACTTCCACTTCCGGGAGAAGATGATGCGCTTCGACCACGAGCGCATCCCGGAGCGCGCCGTCCACGCGCGCGGCGCGGGCGCCCACGGGTACTTCCAGGTCTACAAGTCGCTGGAGAAGTACACCCAGGCCCGCTTCCTCACCGACCCATCCCTGCGCACGCCGGTGTTCGTGCGCTTCTCCACCGTGGGCGGCTCGCGTGGCTCGGCGGACACCGTGCGTGATGTGCGCGGCTTCGCCACCAAGTTCTATACGGAGGAAGGCACCTTCGACCTGGTGGGCAACAACATGCCCGTCTTCTTCATCCAGGACGGCATCAAGTTCCCGGACTTCGTCCACGCGGTCAAACCCGAGCCGCACAACGAAATCCCCCAGGCGTCCTCGGCGCATGACTCGCTCTGGGACTTCGTCTCGCTCGTCCCCGAGACGACGCACATGATCATGTGGCTGATGTCGGACCGCGCCATTCCGCGCAGCTTCCGGATGATGGAGGGCTTCGGCGTCCACACCTTCCGGCTGGTCAACGCGGCCGGCAAGGCGACGTTGGTGAAGTTCCACTGGAAGCCGCTGCTGGGCAACCACGCGCTCGCCTGGGACGAAGCCCAGAAGCTGTCCGGCAAGGACCCGGACTTCCACCGCCGCGACCTCTGGGAGTCCATCGAGAAGGGCGACTTCGCCGAGTACGAGCTGGGGCTCCAATTCATCCCCGAAGGCGACGAGCTCAAGTACGGCTTCGACCTGCTGGACGCCACCAAGCTGCTCCCCGAGGAGCTGGTGCCGGTGCAGCGCGTGGGCAAGCTGACGCTCAACCGCAACCCGGACAACTTCTTCGCGGAGACGGAGCAGGTCGCCTTCTGCGTGGCCAACGTCGTCCCCGGCATCGACTTCACCAATGACCCGCTGATGCAGGCGCGGCTCTTCTCGTACCTGGACACGCAGCTCACGCGGCTGGGCGGACCCAACTTCGCGGAGCTGCCCATCAACAAGCCGGTGTGCCCCGTCACCAACCACCAGCAGGACGGCTTCGGGCGGCAGACGATTCCCACGTCTCGCGCCAACTACCATCCCAACTCCCTGGGCGGCGGCTGCCCGGTGCTGGCCAACCCCACGAACGCCTTCCGCCACTACCAGGAGCGCGTGGAGGGCCACAAAATTCGCGCGCGCAGCGGCAGCTTCAGCGACCACTTCAGCCAGGCCACCCTTTTCTACAAGAGCCTGTCGAAGCCGGAGCAGGAGCACCTCGTGGCCGCGCTCGAGTTCGAGATTGGCAAGGTGGAGCGCGTGGAGATTCGCGAGCGCGTGGTGAACCAGATTCTGGTGAACGTGGACCCGGAGCTGGCCGTGCGCGTGGCGCGCGCCGTGGGCGTCACGCCGCCCAAGGTGTCCAAGCCCCCCAAGCCGTCCAAGGCCGCGGGCAAGAAGGCGGCGCCCTCCGTGGAGACGTCCCCGGCGCTGAGCATGGAGAACTCGCCGCATGACTCCATCCGGACGCGGAAGATCGCGGCCCTGGTGTCGGACGGTTTCGCCGGCAAGGAGCTGGACGGCGTGCGCAAGGTGCTGGAGGAGCGCGGCGCGACGCTGGAGCTGGTGGGCCCCACGCTGAGCCCGGTGACGAGCCAGGAAGGCCGGGAGGAGCGGCCCCTGCGGACCTTCTCCACCGCGTCCTCCGTCATGTACGACGCCGTCTACGTGCCCGGTGGAGAGAAGAGCGTCGCGGCCCTGCGGCGCGTGCCGCTGGCGGTGGACTTCGTGCGCGAGGCCTACGTGCACTGCAAGGCGCTGGCGCTCTCCGCGGACGCCGACACCCTGCTGGACGCCGCGGGCGTGCGCGACCTGGAGGCGCCGCCGAGCAAGGGCCTGGACGCCACGCGCGGCGTCGTCCGCAGCGCGAAGATGGAGACGAAGGGCTTCGGCCAGCTCTTCGCCGAGTCCATCGCCCGCCGCCACTGGGAGCGTGAGGCCCCGCCCCCCGCGTAG
- a CDS encoding sodium:solute symporter has translation MTGLDWVVLGGTIAFIVVWGIWKSRGAASSEEYLRGGRELKWPTIGLAVMATQASAITFLSVPGQAYEDGMRFVQFYFGLPIAMIIISAVFVPIYYRLNVITAYEYLESRFDLKTRLLGAFLFLIQRGLAAGITIYAPAIILSAILGWPLEPTVIVMGAVVILYTVTGGAKAVSQTQKQQMVVMMGGMVVAAIVIVWRLPEHVSFGKAVDVAGAFGRMNVVSFDFDMQDRYNFWSGITGGLFLSLSYFGTDQSQVGRYLSGRSISESRLGLLFNGVLKIPMQFLILFVGILVFAFYQFSTPPLLFNEALRTRVQGTAQAAEYAALESKWEQVQSGKRAEVERYLSAVDSGDVAAGDASRALLQGHAQEASAVRKEAKDLVVRALPGAETKDSDYIFISFVKRWLPSGLFGLLIAVILSAAMSSIASELTALGTTTTVDFYRRVFQRNASDRHVLVASKLFTVFWGVVAVGFATFASLLDNLIQAVNILGSIFYGTVLGIFLVAFFVKHVRGHAVFAAAVISQATVIALFFLSDVGYLWFNVIGCALVVVLGLVMQAVLPRGETPAPATGA, from the coding sequence GTGACGGGGCTCGACTGGGTGGTGCTCGGTGGCACCATCGCGTTCATCGTGGTGTGGGGCATCTGGAAGTCCCGCGGCGCGGCCTCCAGCGAGGAGTACCTGCGCGGCGGCCGCGAGCTGAAATGGCCCACCATCGGCCTGGCGGTGATGGCCACACAGGCCAGCGCCATCACGTTCCTCTCCGTCCCCGGGCAGGCCTACGAGGACGGGATGCGCTTCGTGCAGTTCTACTTCGGACTGCCGATCGCGATGATCATCATCAGCGCCGTCTTCGTGCCCATCTACTACCGGCTGAACGTCATCACGGCCTATGAGTACCTGGAGTCACGCTTCGACCTGAAGACGCGGCTGCTGGGCGCCTTCCTCTTCCTCATCCAGCGGGGACTCGCGGCCGGCATCACCATCTACGCGCCCGCCATCATCCTCTCCGCCATCCTCGGCTGGCCGCTGGAGCCCACCGTCATCGTCATGGGCGCGGTGGTCATCCTCTACACGGTGACGGGCGGGGCCAAGGCGGTGAGCCAGACGCAAAAGCAGCAGATGGTGGTGATGATGGGCGGCATGGTGGTGGCCGCCATCGTCATCGTCTGGCGGCTGCCGGAGCACGTGTCGTTCGGCAAGGCGGTGGACGTCGCGGGCGCATTCGGCCGGATGAACGTGGTCAGCTTCGACTTCGACATGCAGGACCGCTACAACTTCTGGTCCGGCATCACCGGAGGACTGTTCCTGTCCCTGTCGTACTTCGGCACGGACCAGTCGCAGGTGGGCCGCTATCTCTCCGGCCGCTCCATCTCCGAGAGTCGGCTGGGGCTGCTCTTCAACGGCGTGCTGAAAATCCCGATGCAGTTCCTCATCCTCTTCGTCGGGATTCTCGTCTTCGCCTTCTACCAGTTCAGCACGCCGCCGCTGCTCTTCAACGAGGCGCTGCGCACCCGCGTGCAGGGCACGGCGCAGGCGGCCGAGTACGCCGCGCTGGAGTCGAAGTGGGAGCAGGTCCAGTCCGGCAAGCGCGCGGAAGTGGAGCGCTACCTGTCGGCCGTCGATTCAGGCGACGTGGCGGCCGGGGATGCGTCGCGGGCGCTGCTGCAAGGCCATGCGCAGGAGGCGAGCGCCGTCCGCAAGGAGGCCAAGGACCTGGTGGTCCGCGCGCTGCCCGGCGCGGAGACGAAGGACTCCGACTACATCTTCATCTCCTTCGTGAAGCGCTGGCTGCCCAGCGGACTGTTCGGCCTGCTCATCGCCGTCATCCTGTCCGCGGCCATGAGTTCCATCGCCAGCGAGCTGACGGCCCTGGGCACGACGACGACGGTGGACTTCTACCGGCGGGTCTTCCAGCGCAACGCTTCCGACCGGCACGTGCTGGTGGCGTCGAAGCTGTTCACCGTGTTCTGGGGCGTCGTCGCGGTGGGCTTCGCGACCTTCGCGTCGCTCTTGGACAACCTCATCCAGGCGGTGAACATCCTGGGCTCCATCTTCTACGGGACGGTGCTGGGCATCTTCCTGGTGGCCTTCTTCGTGAAGCACGTTCGCGGCCATGCCGTGTTCGCGGCGGCCGTCATCTCCCAGGCGACGGTGATTGCCCTCTTCTTCCTCTCGGACGTGGGCTACCTCTGGTTCAACGTCATCGGCTGCGCGCTGGTGGTGGTGCTGGGCCTGGTGATGCAGGCCGTCCTGCCACGAGGCGAGACGCCGGCCCCGGCGACGGGGGCCTGA
- a CDS encoding PIG-L family deacetylase, whose amino-acid sequence MRNLLLGMTLAMSLGIGSTAVAQPPRQLHAGEIAAGLKRLGVTGSVLYVAAHPDDENTRLLAWLVGDRGLRAGYLSVTRGDGGQNLIGTEQDALLGLIRTHELLAARSVDGAEQFFTRARDFGYSKSAEEALRIWGHEAVLADVVLAIRRFQPDVIITRFTTEPPNHGHHTASALLAAEAFIAAADPKRFPEQLSEVKPWKTDRLLQNASQWWFKPDEDLSRYVKLEVGGYDALLGRSWGEVAAESRSQHKSQGFGQATDRGPSTEYFTPLAGTLPKRDVFEGLDFSWKRWKGSEAVSRAVAAATKAFDARAPHRSLPALVRVHEALTALPDTHPWKAPKLRETEALIAACAGLFLEVRASAPTGIPGLPVALDVVALNRSPAAVEWVGLTLPGEKPEAVGKALGANVPLKLSRTVTLPTTAPISTPYWLREPVTGGLYTLEGEDRALTGQPEGVPALSVAFEYKVAGRRFRAVRPAVYVWTDPVSGELYRDFEVVPPVTATLAQDVLMFPNGESRVVPVVLAAGMDQVPGTVRMVAPPGWRVEPASVEFKLATRGDERTITFQVTPPQGSTQKGDLSVDVDVGDRAWSWRARSVSYPHIPPLTVRQPSTATVVPFSLAMKGKRIGYIPGPGDRVAESLSAVGYEVTLLPEERLAREKLERFDAILVGVRAFNANTHLTVHRERLLQYVEGGGRLVVQYNTNSRVGPLTSFVGPYPLEIGRDRVTDETAVMTPLRADEPLLRTPNALTAADFEGWVQERGLYFASSWDARYQPVFAMHDAGEAPLQGALLVARHGKGTFVYTGLAFFRQLPAGVPGAYRLLANILSQ is encoded by the coding sequence ATGCGGAACCTGCTCCTCGGAATGACGCTGGCCATGAGCCTTGGAATCGGGTCGACGGCGGTGGCGCAGCCTCCTCGGCAGCTCCACGCGGGTGAAATCGCGGCGGGCCTGAAGCGGCTCGGTGTGACGGGCAGTGTTCTCTATGTCGCGGCCCACCCGGACGACGAGAACACGCGCTTGCTCGCGTGGCTGGTGGGAGACCGCGGCCTGCGCGCGGGTTACCTGTCCGTGACGCGCGGCGATGGTGGGCAGAACCTCATCGGTACCGAGCAGGACGCCCTGTTGGGGCTCATCCGCACGCACGAGTTGCTCGCCGCGCGGAGCGTGGACGGTGCGGAGCAGTTCTTCACGCGGGCGCGGGACTTCGGCTACTCGAAGAGCGCGGAAGAGGCGCTGCGCATCTGGGGACATGAAGCGGTGCTGGCGGACGTGGTGCTCGCCATCCGCCGCTTCCAGCCGGACGTCATCATCACCCGCTTCACCACGGAGCCGCCGAACCACGGCCACCACACGGCCTCGGCGCTGCTCGCGGCGGAGGCCTTCATCGCCGCCGCCGACCCGAAGCGCTTCCCCGAGCAGCTCTCCGAGGTGAAGCCCTGGAAGACGGACCGCCTGCTGCAGAACGCCTCCCAATGGTGGTTCAAGCCCGATGAGGACCTGTCCCGCTACGTGAAGCTGGAGGTGGGCGGCTACGACGCGTTGCTCGGGCGTTCGTGGGGCGAGGTGGCTGCGGAGAGCCGCAGCCAGCACAAGAGCCAGGGTTTCGGCCAGGCCACGGACCGAGGCCCCAGCACGGAGTACTTCACACCGCTGGCGGGGACGCTGCCAAAGCGCGATGTGTTCGAGGGGCTCGACTTCTCCTGGAAACGTTGGAAGGGCTCCGAGGCCGTGTCCCGCGCGGTGGCCGCTGCGACGAAGGCGTTCGATGCGCGCGCCCCCCACCGCTCCCTTCCCGCGCTTGTCCGCGTCCACGAGGCGCTGACCGCGCTGCCGGACACCCACCCGTGGAAGGCGCCCAAGCTGCGGGAGACGGAGGCGCTCATCGCCGCCTGCGCGGGCCTGTTCCTGGAGGTGCGAGCCTCCGCGCCCACGGGCATCCCGGGACTGCCGGTGGCGTTGGACGTGGTGGCGCTGAACCGCTCTCCCGCCGCCGTCGAGTGGGTGGGGCTGACGCTGCCAGGCGAGAAACCCGAGGCCGTGGGGAAGGCGCTGGGGGCGAACGTGCCCTTGAAGCTGTCGCGCACGGTGACGCTGCCGACGACGGCGCCCATCTCCACTCCCTATTGGCTCCGCGAGCCCGTCACCGGAGGACTCTATACGCTCGAAGGCGAGGACCGCGCGCTCACCGGCCAGCCAGAGGGCGTTCCCGCGCTGTCGGTGGCGTTCGAATACAAGGTCGCGGGCCGGCGCTTCCGCGCGGTGCGTCCGGCGGTCTACGTCTGGACGGACCCGGTGAGCGGCGAGCTCTACCGTGACTTCGAGGTCGTCCCGCCCGTCACCGCCACGCTGGCGCAGGACGTGCTCATGTTCCCCAACGGCGAGTCCCGTGTCGTGCCGGTGGTGCTGGCCGCGGGGATGGATCAGGTGCCGGGCACGGTGCGGATGGTGGCGCCGCCTGGCTGGCGCGTGGAGCCCGCGTCGGTCGAGTTCAAGCTCGCGACACGCGGCGACGAGCGCACCATCACCTTCCAGGTGACGCCGCCCCAGGGCTCGACGCAGAAGGGTGACCTCTCCGTGGATGTCGACGTGGGGGACCGCGCCTGGTCCTGGCGTGCCCGCTCCGTGTCCTATCCCCACATCCCGCCGCTGACGGTGCGCCAGCCGTCCACGGCCACGGTGGTGCCCTTCTCCCTGGCCATGAAGGGCAAGCGCATCGGCTACATCCCCGGGCCGGGCGACCGCGTCGCGGAGAGCCTGAGCGCGGTGGGCTATGAGGTGACGCTGCTTCCCGAGGAGCGGCTGGCCCGGGAGAAGCTGGAGCGCTTCGACGCCATCCTCGTGGGCGTGCGCGCCTTCAACGCAAACACGCACCTGACCGTCCATCGGGAGCGGCTGCTCCAGTACGTGGAAGGCGGTGGGCGGTTGGTGGTGCAGTACAACACCAACAGCCGCGTGGGGCCGCTCACGTCCTTTGTCGGGCCCTATCCCTTGGAGATTGGTCGCGACCGGGTGACGGACGAGACGGCCGTGATGACGCCGCTCCGCGCCGATGAGCCGCTGCTGCGCACGCCCAATGCGCTGACGGCCGCGGACTTCGAGGGCTGGGTCCAGGAGCGCGGTCTCTACTTCGCGTCGTCGTGGGACGCTCGCTACCAGCCCGTGTTCGCCATGCACGATGCCGGCGAGGCGCCGCTCCAGGGCGCGCTGTTGGTCGCCCGCCATGGCAAGGGCACGTTCGTCTACACGGGCCTCGCTTTCTTCCGTCAGCTTCCCGCCGGAGTTCCCGGCGCCTACCGCCTGTTGGCCAACATCCTTTCTCAATGA